In Syngnathus scovelli strain Florida chromosome 11, RoL_Ssco_1.2, whole genome shotgun sequence, one DNA window encodes the following:
- the LOC125976908 gene encoding intersectin-2-like translates to MPLSSFLLKPMQRITRYPLHIKSILECTAEGHPDRGPLKEALERAEELCQQVNEGVRDTENLDRLSGFKITSCDGAAENIVFNSITNCLGPRKLLHSGKIYKVKSNKELWAFLFNDFLLLTHSGKQFTSSGIDKLFSTENNTHLKMYKPPIMLNEVLVKKVK, encoded by the exons ATGCCGCTGTCCAGCTTCCTGCTCAAGCCCATGCAGAGGATCACACGCTACCCACTGCACATCAAAAGT ATTCTGGAGTGCACTGCAGAGGGCCACCCTGATAgaggccctctgaaagaagctctGGAGAGAGCAGAAGAACTTTGTCAGCAG GTCAATGAAGGTGTGAGAGATACGGAAAACTTGGATAGGCTGAGTGGATTCAAAATCACGTCCTGTGACGGTGCAGCCGAG aatattgtttttaactctatcaCCAACTGTTTGGGCCCAAGAAAATTACTCCACAGTGGGAAG ATCTACAAAGTCAAGAGCAACAAGGAACTTTGGGCCTTCCTCTTCAACGACTTCCTGCTCTTGACTCACTCAGGGAAACAATTCACCTCATCTGGCATTGACAAACTGTTCAGCACCGAGAACAACACACACCTCAAAATGTACAAGCCG CCTATTATGCTCAATGAAGTTTTGGTGAAGAAGGTCAAATGA